From Microbacterium sp. 10M-3C3:
CTCCTTCGCTCACGAGAACAGACGCCGGAACACGTTCGTGTCGGCGAGGTCGAGCAGCTCGTCGCCGCGCCCGGACATGACCGTGCGCAGCGCGTACAGCGCGAAGCCCTTCGCCTGCTCGAGCGTGATCGACGGCGGGATGCTGAGCTCCTGGCGCGCGACGACGACATCCAGCAGCACGGGGCCGGGCGCCGCGAGGGCCCGCTCGATCGCCGGCTTCACGTCGGCTCCGCGCTCGACGCGGATGCCGGTGATGCCGACCGACTCGGCGACCGCCGCGAAGTCGGGGTTCACGAGGTCGGTGCCGAAGTTCACGATGCCGGCGGCCTTCATCTCCACCTCGACGAAGTTCAGCGACGAGTTGTTGTAGACCACGATCGTGACGGGCAGGTCGTTCTGCCGGATCGACAGCAGGTCGCCCATGAGCATCGCGAGGCCGCCGTCGCCGGCGAGCGCGATGACCTGTCGGTCGCGGTCGACGGCCTTGGCCCCGAGGGCGTGGGGGAGGGCGTTGGCCATCGAGCCGTGCGAGAACGATCCGATGAGCCGGCGCTCGCGCGTCATGTGCAGGTAGCGCGCCGCCCAGATCACGGGGGAGCCGACATCGGCGGTGAACACCGCGTCGTCGGCGGCGAGCTCGTCGAGCACACGCGTGAGGTACTCGGGGTGGATCGGCTCCTTCCCGTCGTCGTTCGCGAGCCCGTCGAGCTCTGTGCGGGTCTTGGCGTAGTGCTCGAGGCTCGAGCGCAGGTGGTCGTCGCCACGGTCGGCCCGCAGCAGCGGCAGCAGCGCCCGCGCCGTCTCGCCGACGTCGCCGACGAGGCCGACGTCGATCGGCGTGCGGCGGCCGAGCTGCTCGCCGCGCACGTCGACCTGCACGATCTTCGCCTTCTCGGGGTAGAACTGCCGATACGGGAAGTCGCTGCCGAGCACCAGCAGCGCGTCGCAGTGCTCCATCGCGCGGTACCCCGACGCGAACCCGAGGAGCCCGGTCATCCCGACGTCGAACGGGTTGTCGTACTCGATGTGCTCCTTGCCGCGGAAGGCGTGCACGATCGGCGCCCGCAGCCGCTCGGCGAGCGCCATGACGTCGGCGTGCGCGCCGGCGACGCCCGCGCCGGCGAGGATCGTCACCTTCTTCGCGCCGTCGAGCACGTCGGCCGCGCGGGCCAGCTCCGGCTCGGACGGCACGATGCGCGGGCGCGCGGCGCGGATGGGCGC
This genomic window contains:
- the poxB gene encoding ubiquinone-dependent pyruvate dehydrogenase, giving the protein MSHTIADQIVETLALAGVERVWGLPGDSLNAFTDALRRHGGIRWMHTRHEEAAAFAAAGEAQITGELAVVAGSCGPGNLHFVNGLFDAQRTRVPVLAIASHIPSAEIGSNYFQETHPQELFRECSVYTELVGDPAQMPWVLEIAMRTAVERQGVAVVVVPGDVFFADAPKRRPSAPIRAARPRIVPSEPELARAADVLDGAKKVTILAGAGVAGAHADVMALAERLRAPIVHAFRGKEHIEYDNPFDVGMTGLLGFASGYRAMEHCDALLVLGSDFPYRQFYPEKAKIVQVDVRGEQLGRRTPIDVGLVGDVGETARALLPLLRADRGDDHLRSSLEHYAKTRTELDGLANDDGKEPIHPEYLTRVLDELAADDAVFTADVGSPVIWAARYLHMTRERRLIGSFSHGSMANALPHALGAKAVDRDRQVIALAGDGGLAMLMGDLLSIRQNDLPVTIVVYNNSSLNFVEVEMKAAGIVNFGTDLVNPDFAAVAESVGITGIRVERGADVKPAIERALAAPGPVLLDVVVARQELSIPPSITLEQAKGFALYALRTVMSGRGDELLDLADTNVFRRLFS